Proteins encoded together in one Acanthopagrus latus isolate v.2019 chromosome 19, fAcaLat1.1, whole genome shotgun sequence window:
- the znf438 gene encoding zinc finger protein 438 codes for MKSLQFRSIAPKAPAMVPSPSPAVLSCQPPSALPEASTASSPKSIIVPTQNYALMQIAGQDGTFSLVALPPSVSSQTPQQQQPQTQSIQKNLKLPIPRYQPVRSKGVTDKVKSPPLAARVKTASKNEMTVQTKSVVSGASTALMKKQHESKHTKKTLVPKEESSEQLILIDPASSDISVTALLPDNAVQYPDSQLELAPDGSERSASLIQNLQYPAAVKSSSGKPPEESQTTVRLCQSKTAAAQPQGSITVLSPAIFSKAVQIIPSPPKGKLPILPYSKMKSSLIPATKLSHLSPVKKGFSRQTGFTSPLDPTSKTLETAEALGHNQVPNSTLQSQAKTTLMPEFGTLQKPPGKKRGRKRKTMEDILAFEAKKKRSLSFFRRRVPEKPPAVVPGSKQKEVDISKKYRSIRPKPMLVMETVPQLVSLPAITPDCHEQELVLSHQLPATTTSKAVDCPPQSAPVTLHLRGASHPRVFIGSRPLHRCPTCSRCFQFKHHLQSHMNSHTNSRPYVCPVCRKAYAHSGSLSTHMKLHHSEVRPRRSLGCEFCEKAFGYVGVYFSHLREVHKVVLTVEPSITHHEDDVSVEGANSPEPSDEQDREDPVELQIKCGRCQAITPTFADMKMHLLYVHGEEVQVRPHDGQHQRGGREAEMELVKHAAHYWRQLNEKRNLVKCGSCDEEFFSFSKLKRHIMSHHRVGEGEDSGTLSSPDSGNGLGVLAAGAAFNCVLCSEVLDTKEGVVEHWRSRHHCEQPSLLWDALSSYSGQEEAEVDGDLDTPAPSPHYPA; via the exons ATGAAGAGTCTTCAGTTCCGGAGCATCGCCCCTAAGGCCCCAGCCATGGTGCCTTCCCCCTCCCCTGCGGTCCTGTCCTGCCAGCCTCCCTCTGCCCTCCCTGAAGCTTCCACTGCCTCCAGCCCCAAGTCCATTATTGTGCCCACCCAAAACTATGCATTGATGCAAATAGCTGGTCAGGATGGCACTTTCTCTCTGGTGGCACTGCccccttctgtctcctctcagacaccacagcaacagcagccacaaACCCAGTCCATTCAAAAGAATCTCAAGCTGCCCATTCCCAGATACCAGCCAGTGAGAAGCAAGGGGGTGACAGATAAGGTAAAATCTCCACCACTAGCTGCTAGGGTGAAAACAGCCTCCAAGAATGAAATGACAGTACAGACAAAATCAGTGGTGAGCGGGGCATCAACAGCgttgatgaaaaaacaacatgagtcCAAGCACACAAAGAAAACCCTAGTGCCGAAAGAGGAGTCTTCAGAGCAATTAATTCTGATTGACCCAGCCTCCTCTGACATCTCTGTTACTGCTTTACTCCCAGACAATGCTGTCCAGTACCCAGATTCTCAGTTAGAGCTAGCACCAGACGGCTCTGAACGATCTGCTAGCCTTATTCAGAACCTCCAGTACCCTGCGGCTGTAAAAAGCTCCTCAGGCAAACCTCCAGAGGAAAGTCAGACTACAGTAAGGCTGTGCCAGTCTAAGACCGCTGCAGCCCAGCCCCAGGGCAGTATTACTGTCCTGTCGCCAGCCATCTTCAGCAAAGCAGTCCAGATTATCCCATCCCCACCTAAGGGTAAACTGCCCATCCTGCCATACTCTAAAATGAAGAGCAGCCTCATCCCAGCCACCAAGCTCAGCCATTTGTCCCCAGTGAAGAAGGGTTTCTCTCGCCAAACAGGATTCACCAGCCCATTAGATCCTACATCCAAGACCCTAGAGACAGCTGAAGCCTTGGGTCACAACCAGGTGCCAAACTCCACTCTACAGTCCCAGGCCAAGACCACACTTATGCCTGAGTTTGGAACTCTCCAGAAACCACCTGgcaagaagagagggaggaagagaaagacaatGGAAGACATCTTGGCATTTGAGGCCAAAAAGAAGAGGTCCTTGTCTTTCTTCCGTAGAAGGGTCCCAGAAAAACCGCCAGCTGTAGTTCCAGGCTCTAAACAAAAGGAAGTTGATATTTCAAAGAAATACCGCAGCATCCGACCCAAACCCATGTTGGTCATGGAGACAGTTCCTCAACTGGTTAGTTTGCCTGCCATTACCCCAGACTGTCATGAACAGGAGCTTGTACTTAGTCATCAGCTTCCTGCCACTACCACATCCAAGGCTGTGGACTGTCCCCCTCAATCAGCCCCAGTAACCCTCCACCTGAGAGGTGCCTCCCATCCAAGAGTGTTCATAGGCAGCCGTCCACTCCACCGTTGCCCAACTTGCAGCCGCTGTTTCCAGTTCAAGCATCACCTCCAGAGCCATATGAACAGTCACACCAATAGTCGGCCCTACGTGTGCCCAGTTTGCCGCAAAGCGTACGCTCACTCTGGCAGCCTGAGCACCCACATGAAGCTTCACCACTCTGAGGTACGTCCGCGTCGGTCCCTCGGCTGTGAGTTCTGCGAGAAGGCCTTTGGATATGTGGGGGTTTACTTCAGTCATCTGAGAGAGGTCCACAAAGTGGTGCTGACCGTGGAGCCGTCCATCACCCATCATGAGGACGATGTGTCTGTGGAGGG GGCCAACTCCCCAGAGCCATCAGATGAGCAGGATCGCGAGGACCCAGTGGAGCTGCAGATTAAATGCGGTCGCTGCCAGGCCATCACTCCAACCTTTGCTGACATGAAGATGCATTTGCTGTATGTGCATGGGGAGGAGGTCCAGGTCCGACCTCACGATGGACAACACCAGCGAGGCGGCCGTGAGGCTGAGATGGAGCTTGTAAAACACGCTGCCCACTACTGGCGGCAGCTCAATGAGAAGCGTAACCTGGTGAAGTGCGGCAGTTGTGATGAAgagtttttctccttctccaagCTTAAGAGGCACATCATGTCCCACCACCGTGttggggagggggaggacagCGGGACCCTCTCGTCACCAGATAGTGGCAATGGTCTTGGGGTTCTTGCAGCAGGTGCAGCCTTTAACTGTGTGCTTTGCAGCGAGGTCTTGGACACTAAAGAGGGAGTTGTGGAGCACTGGAGGAGTCGCCACCACTGTGAGCAGCCCAGCCTGCTGTGGGATGCCCTGAGCTCATACTCTGGCCAGGAAGAGGCTGAGGTGGACGGGGATCTGGACACTCCTGCTCCAAGCCCACACTATCCAGCCTAG